The Desulfofundulus luciae nucleotide sequence CTTTAAAAATAGTATAGCAAAAGAGGGTTGATGGCGGAAGGTGTCGAATTTTGCCAATCAAGACCCGGGAATAATTCCTTATTTCCCTGCCCAAGCTAATGCTAGACATTTTTGCTAAGGAGGAAAATCTCTTGTCTAGATATGCCAGAGCAATTGTGGCACTTTTAATGGCTCTAATTGCCGGTGGATTTTACGCCGGCAAGATGTACCTGGCGGCGGACAACCCAAAATCCACTGCCACGGGGGTCTATTCTTCCCAACCTGCGGGGGAAAAAACAACGGCAAATACCCTCCCTTCACAGGCGGTAAAACCGGCAAAAAATGAAACAAAGGCTCAAACCCCGGAAAATATTAATGAAAAGAAAAGTGCCACCGGCGATAAAAAGACCGGCGAGACCACTACTTCCTTGTCCAACGCACGCCGCGGTTGGGGCATTAAACGCAACGACAACCACCAGCAACCGGAAATGCCCGGGGCAATCCGCGACACCCTGGCCCGGTATGACGCCCACTGGATCGGCAGTCCCGATGAAAAGGTGCTTTACCTGACCTTTGACGAGGGATACGAAAACGGCTACACACCTAAAATACTGGATATTCTCAAAGCCAACAACGTCAAAGCCGCCTTCTTTGTGACTGGGCACTATGTCAAAACCCATCCGGAACTGGTCAAGCGCATGGTGGCTGAAGGGCACATCGTGGGCAACCACACCATGAATCACCCCAGCCTGCCCGACATCAGCGATGAGGAGATCAAGAAAGAGCTGCAATCGGTGGAAGAACTTTTCACAAAGCTGACGGGGAAGAAGATGAAATACCTGCGCCCGCCCAAGGGGGAATACAGTGAGCGCACCCTGGCCGTAACCAGACAACTGGGATATTACAATATTTTCTGGAGCCTGGCCCTGGTGGACTGGGTACCCATGCCCGGAGGTCCCCAGGAAGCCTACCAGTCGGTAATGGATAACCTGCACAACGGGGCGGTAATATTGCTGCACGCCGTATCCAGGGACAACACCGAAGCCCTGGACCGTATCCTTAAAGACGCCAGGGCCCAGGGGTACACCTTTAAGACGCTGGATGATTTGGTGGTGAAAAAATCTTAGTGGTTTGCCACTGTTATCCCCACTTTTCAACCTAGCCTGTTTTGGCTCTCGCTCGCTCCAGTGAGCCTCGCGGGCCAAACTAATGCTCGGCTCAAAGCTCCGGCAGGCTTCCCGGCAAATTCGGCATCCTGTCTCAGTTGCCGGCCTCGGGCATCCATGCCCTCGGGCCTGCCTTCGCTTTTCGCCTCGCTAAATTTGGCTGGCCGCTCGGCTCAAGTCGCTCGCTTCCGAGCCAAAACAGGCTAAAAAACTGGGGATACTTCAGGGCTTGCTGGCACTAAAACAAGGGCCTGGCGTAATTTAAGAATCGCCAGGCCTTTTGCACGGCATTACCGCTTTAGATTCATCTGGTAGTCATAGACCATCCGGGAAATCTCCGCGATACGGGCAAATCCTTTATCCACATCCGTTTCCCCTCTGGACAGCACCACCAGGATGTAAGGGTGTTCGGCAAAAACAATCCCGGCATCGTTGGCCACACCCCAGACATCTCCTTCCTTATGGGCCACCCTTACCTCCGGCGGGAGCTTACCGGGCAAACCCACGTGGTAAATGGGGTTGGCCATATCATCCAACAGGCGCTCTCCCAGGGCGGGATGCTCACGGCTGAATTCCAGCACCGCCTCCATATACCGGCCCATGTCCCGGGCAGTGGTGATATTCTCCCCGCCGGGGAACACGGTTTGCCCGCCCAGGTCGCGCATAAACCGGGCCACGTTGTCCTTGCCCAGGTGGCGCACCAGCATGCGGTAGGCGATGTTGTCGCTGATGGTTATGGACAGGTTGGCCAGTACCCGCAGGGAATAGCTATCGCCGTCCCGGGCGGAAAACTGCAGGATACCGGCTCCCCCTTGATAGTCCTGTTTGCTGTCATAAACCACCCGGTCATCCCAATTCAGTTTGCCTTGGGCGACGAGATGATTCAGGTACAGGACCACGGGCACCTTCACCGTGCTGGCGGCGGTTATAGGCTCATCACCGTTGATATCAAAGCTGGTCCCGGAGTGCAGGTCCTTAAAGTAGATGCCGTAAACTCCCGGCTGCTGGGCCAGGTACTCTTTCAGTTGTTCTTGCAGCGGCTGGTAATCCGGCACCTGCCGGAAAGACCAATCCTTATCTCCGGTCGCCTGCGCCAGCGAAACATCCGGGTCCGGACCGTTTAAAGCACCTCCTGTACCCGCGACAAGAAACGGCAGGGCAATTAAGAAAATCATTATCCTTAACAGAAGACGTTTTTTCATCATCCACACCCTCCTTTTTGAACTCAAAAAAAGAGCCGGCAAAGGCCGGACACTTATGAATGCTTCAATTAGAGGACCTGTTTATTGATAAGTGTAAATGAAATTATGTTCGCAGTGCAAGGTAAAGTTTCTGGCAGGAGTGGTATCAACTTCAGACCCTGTTTATAACATGGCGCAGGGACTTTCCGCTCAGAAAGTTAATGATCTCTTCTGTGATTATCTTTGCCGCCCTAACTGGTGCAGCTTCCGTCTTGCCTCCCAGGTGGGGGGTCAGGACGACGTTGGGGAGGGTAAAAAAGGGATGATCCGGCGGCGGGGGCTCCGAAATTAAAACATCCAGCGCCGCAGCCCGGATCCTTTTTTCCTTTAAAGCGCGGTAAAGGGCCTCCTCATCCACCAGTTCACCCCGGGCGGTATTGATCAAGCAGGCCGAGTTCTTCATCAACGCCAACTGGGGTGCGCCAATTAAGCCTGTTTTTTCGGGAGCGGGCCGGGTATGGAGGCTGACAAAATCGGAAGCTGACAGGAGTTCTTCCAGAGTTACGGGCCGGCCGCCCGCGGCAAGAATTTCAGCGGGATTCACATGGGGACTGTATACGAGGATGTTCATCCCAAAAGCCTGCGCCCGGACCGCCACCCGGCGGCCCACCTGCCCGAAACCGATAATGCCCAGGATCTTCCCGGCCAGTTCTACTCCCTCCAGCCGGCTGCGGCAGTCGTACTGCCAGGCGCCGGCCCCCAGGCGGCTTACCAAACGGCAGGTCTCCCCCATATTGCGGGCCAGAAAAAGCAAAAGGGCCATGGTTAAATCGGCGGTAGAGTCTGCCGCCCGCCCCGGGGCATGCACCACGGGGATCCCCCGGCTTAAGGCCGCCCGGACATCCACATTCACCGGGTGTGCCCGGGCACAGGCAATCAGGCGCAACCCGGGTGCGCCCTTGATCACCTCTTCAGTCACGGGTGCTTTGTGCACCACCAGGATGTCGGCCCCGGCCAGCTTGCCGGCCAGCTCTGCCGGAGAACCGTAAAACTCCTTGACCACTCTTCCATCCACCGGGGTGGGGTCAATGTCTTCGTGCCCCAAACCCATATTCAACACTGTTACGGCCACCTGCCACCCGGTCAGCACCGCCGGCAATTCCCGGCGCAAAGCCCCCGCGGTAAGGGTGCCGTCATCTACAAGATACAGGTGCACGGCTTGTGACCTCCCCTTTGATTGCTCCCAGTGATGGAAATTCGTTTTCCAGATGATAAATCCTGCCAGTATTATTTTGTAGAGAAGTTAAAAAGGCGGCGGGAACTTTCTCCCGCCGCCTCCCGGGCCGGGATATTTTGGGTATCACTAACTTCAACAGCCGGTAGCCTTTTCCGCCGGCTGGAGAATTTATCTCCAGATCTCGTGTTTTTACGTATTGCGTTACTCGTAATATTCAGGGGCCTTTTTCATTTCATTGACGAAGAACTCCATATCGTGGGAGAACATAACCCTACCATTGTACTTACGGGCCAGTTTCCGTACTTTTTCAATTGACCGGATAAAACTGATGCTATCATATACGATGCCCGAGAGACGGGCCGGCGGGCCATAGTTGCGGCGTTCATATACTGCGTCCATGGGAAAAATTAACGTTCCCGACTTTTGCAGATGTATGACCAACCCCAGGACGCCCGGGGTATGGCCGGGAAGGGTAACCACTTCCACGCCCGGTACCAGCTCAAAATCTTCATCAACCAGATTGAACTGAGCAGGCACTTCAAGGTCAGCTTTAATATATGCTCCGTGGCTGTTAGGATCAGGGTTCTGGTGCGTCATTAAAAGACCCAGCTCAAAATCTTTACGGTGCACATAAACCTGCGCATTTTGGAAAAGCCTCAGGTTGCCGGCATGATCCAGATGCATATGTGACAAAACCACTGTGCCGATATCCTGAGGAGTCAATCCAATTCTCTTGAGCTGGTTTTCAATGCGCTGTTCTTCGTTAAACGTATAAGGGAAGGCTTCACATAAACCTTTCGGCCAGTAACCGTTCATAGCCTCCGGGGGGCATCCCGTATCAAAAAGTATCTTGCCCCCGGGATGATCAATTAAAACACAATATACGGGAATCTTGATCCAGTGGTGAGAAGGTGTCTGATTGCTTGCCGTACCCACTGTAGCCATAGCTACCATCTGGTTCTCGTCGCAGCTAAGGTATCCGTTATCTAAAATGTAAACTTTCATGATAAACTTCCTCCTTTTCACTTTTTCTAAAACCAGGCTTAGATAGTCCCAACGATTGGGCGGCCTTCTTCATCCCATCCGCGCAGGCGGTAGTAATCGGCCAGCATCCGCCTGAAGTTTTCTTCCGGGAGAACATCCCCGTTTTCCAGCGGTTCTTTAAAGAAGCGTGGCGGCAGGTTATCGTCATCCCTGGTCAGGCCTTGTAAAAGGTTAAATTGACGGGTGGCCGAAACTATGCGTCCGGCGATGCGGCGCAACTGTCCTTCGTCCACACCCAAACCCGTGGTGGCATTGACCACCCTGACCAGGTCTTCCCATAGGACCAAGTCCCCGTAAAAACGGCAGAGTATCAGGGCGTCGTAAATGGCCAGCCGGTCCTCATACTCGATAAAAAGCTCCGCCTTCCCCTCCGTGGTTTTGGGGTCAATCAACCCGGCCAGCTCGGGCTTGTAGAATGTAGCCCGCAGGTGGCAGGCCCCCCGCGGTGAAGTGGCATAGGAAAGACCCATGCCGTGCAGCACCCGGGGATCGTAGCCGGCCGGCTCCATCCCCTTGACATGGATGGCCAGGTTACCCAGGCCAAGCTTCTCCGCCGCCGTACGGATACCCTCGGCCAGGAGGTCGCCCACCCCTTCGCGCCGGGCTATCTGGTACAACAGTTTAGCTACGCCTTCCGCATCCCCGTATTTCACGTCTACATCCAGGGCACCTTTTTCGGCGGCCGTGATGGCAAAGGCCGCCATGTTGCCCGCACTGATTGTATCCAGGCCAAGCCGGTCGCAAATGTCGTTCAGGTAAATGATATCGGCCAGGTCGTGGATGCAGCACAACCCGCCGAAAGAATAGATGGTTTCATATTCCGGGCCTTCCACCATAAGCCCTTCGTGCCTTCCCCTGGTCACCCGGGTGAGGTTGCCGCAGGCCATTAAGCAGGGGCGGCAGGCCCGGGGCTGCACTTCGAAGTTTTCAACCAGGTAGTCGCCGGTAAGGGACTCCCATCCGGGCAGGGTTCCCCGGCTCCAGTACCTGGCCGGAAAGGCGCCCACGGAATTCATCAGCGACACCAGTTGGGGAGTGCCGTATTTGCGGTAACGCAGTACACGGGGGTTATCCTTTGCCTTTTGGGTTAGCTCCGCCACATATTGTTTCAGCCCTGCCGGGTCGGCCAGCTCGCAGCCGGCCCGGCCGTGAAAAACGATGGCCTTTAGTTTTTTCGACCCCATCACGGCCCCCATGCCGGTCCGCCCCGCGGAACGCCAGTAGTTGTTTTCAATGCAGGCGTAGCGCACCAGGTTTTCGCCGGCCGGGCCGATGACCATCGCCTCGGCGTCTTTGTCCCCTACCTCGGCCAGGGCCATGTCTTCGGCAGCGTAGCAATCCAGGCCCCACAGTTTTGTACCGTCCCGGAAAGAAACACCCTGATCGGTGACTTCCAATAAGGTGGGATTTTTTGCCTGGCCCTGAATGATAATAGCATCGTAACCGGTTCTCTTCATTACCGCCCCCACATGGCCGCCCGAGTAGGACTCGCCGTAAAAACCGGTAAGGGGGGACCGGGCAAAGACTCCAAAACGGTTGGAACCCGGCATGATCGTACCTGTTACAGGGCCGGAGGTAAAAATCAGGCAGTTTTCCGGACCCAGGGGGTCGGCCCCGGGCGGAATGTTCTGGAGCATCAGGTAAGTGCCCAAACCTTTACCGCCCAGGTATACGGCCAAAACCTCATCTGGAATTTCCTCCGCCTGCCACTGCCTGGTTGACAGGTCAATGCGGAGCAGTCGTCCGTAAAAGCCTCTCATGTTTCAAGTCTTCCTTTCCTTGCCTTTAAAATGCTCTTTCGTAGATTTCCCTGATGTCGTCCACCGTGAGCTTGCGCGGGTTGTTGGCCAGCAGGCGGGTTACCTTTATGGCACCCTCGGCCATACCCGGTATGGCTTCGGCAGTTACACCGATATCGCGGAGATGCAAAGGAATTCTTACATCGGTGGACAGCTGCTTAATAGCCTCGATAAATTTATCGGCCGCCTTACGGTCGGACAGTTCCTCCACCCTTTCCCCCATGGCCAGGGCCATTATTTTGAACCTGGGCAGGGCACCGAGCAGGTTTGATTCCATGACATAAGGCAGCAGGACGGCGTTGGCCACACCGTGGGGGACATGGAACTGGGCACCCAGGGGATAGGCCAGCGCATGGACGGCACCGACACCGGCGTTGGCGAAAGCAATCCCTGCCAGCAGGCTGGCCATGGCCATGTTCTCCCTGGCTTCCATATTCTCCCCGTGGGCCACTGCCGTACGCAGATGCCGGGAAATAAGCCTGATAGCTTCCAGGGCCAGTGCATCGGTAATTGTCGTAGCATTAACAGAGATATACGCTTCTACTGCGTGGGTCAGGGCATCCATACCGGTAGCCGCGGTTATATGCGGAGGCATGGTTACCGTTAGTTCCGGGTCCACAATGGCCACCCTGGGCAGCAGGTAAGGGCTCACCACGCCTTTCTTTAGCTGTTCCTCCACATCGGAAAGAATGGCAATGGGTGTGACCTCGCTACCCGTGCCCGCCGTAGTAGGCACTGCGATAACGGGTAGACCCGGTTTGGGTACTAAATTCACGCCGATGTAATCGTTAATTGATCCGGGGTTAGTCATCAAAATGGAAGAAGCTTTGGCCACGTCCATGGAACTGCCGCCGCCCACCGCCACCAGCAGGTCGTAGCCGCCTTCTTTAATGGCCTGCTGGCATTTGGTCACCACCTGCAGGCGTGGTTCGGGTTCCACTTCACTGAAAAGTCCGATTTCCAGGCCGGTCGGGGCCAGGGCCTCTTTCACCTTGTCCACCAGGCCGGTTTTTAAAAGTAATGGGTCGGTAACCACCAGGATTTTGGTGGCGCCAAGGTTTTTAGCCTCACCGGCAATCCGGCCGAGGCTACCCCTACCGGTAATGATTGTGTTCGCCGTCCAGAAATAGCTTACTTTCACATCATACACCTCCAGAAATTTTTCTGTCAGTGCTATAATTTTTCAAAATTCATGCCTGTTTAAAATCTCTTGCTTTCATGGCCGCGAAGCCTTTTAATCTCCCGGCTTGATTCACACCAACCTCCCTTTTGTGCTCTCATACCTGGCTCCGGATGTAGCAAGATTGCAACAAAAAACGCGCAAGACCGCGCGTTCTTAAGAAAAGTATTTTTTTATTTTCCGGGCCAGGGTGCTCCGGTGAATACCTAGCGCCCGGGACGCCTCCTCTTGCGTGGAATATACCTGCAAAGCATGCTGGATAAGATCCTTTTCGAATTTTTCTAACGCCTTATCCAGGTTCTCCGGAGTTTTAGGCGAAAAGCAAGTGGCGGATTGCTCTACCTGTGCCTCCAGTTCCCTGGCTACCATGCGGGCAGTAATTTTTACTCCGGTACTGAGAACCACCAGGCGCTCCATCAAGTTCTGCAGCTCCCGCACGTTTCCCGGCCACCGGTAGCTCTGCAATTCTTGGCAGGCTTCCGGCGTAAGAATCTTTTTTATATTATAGCGGTCCAGGTAGAGGTTGAAAAAGTGGCTGGCCAGGGGGATAATATCCTCCCGCCGGCTTGCCAGGGGAGGAATATAAATTGGTATGACATTCAACCTGTAGTATAGATCCTGACGAAAACGCCCCTCACGCACCATCCTTACCAGGTCTTGATTGGATGCAGCCACAATACGCACATCTATTCTTTCCGGTTGTCCACTACCCAAAGGGTATAGTTCCTTATTTTGAACCAGCCGCAATAATTTCACCTGGGCGGAAAGGGGCACCTCACTAATCTCATCCAGAAACAGGGTACCTCCCTCGGCAGCCTTGACCAACCCGGGATAACCTTCCCGCCGGGCGCCCGTAAAAGATCCCGGACGGTAGCCGAATAATTCCGCCTCAAAAAGTTCCCCCGGAATGGCGGCCGCGTTTACCACCACAAAGGGTTTGTGCTTCCTCGGACTGTATTCATGGATGATCCTGGCCACGACTTCTTTGCCGACGCCGGAATCGCCCTGGATCAAGACGGTGGCGTCGGAATACGCGGCACGAATGGCCCTGTTCACCACCTGTTTCATGGCCTCGCTTTCCGCCACCACAGTTCCGATGCCTTCCAGTTCCACCAGGTGATTTGCCGGGGTCGGCCCGGTTACTTTCTTTCCTTTACTGTTTCGCAGCGGTTTCACCGTAGTTACTACCAGAAGAATTTTACCCTCTTCATCAAAAACTGGATTTCCGGTTACCATCACTTTCTGGCCGGTTTTAAGCACATGCTGGGGAATGGTAACGGTGCGCCCCTGTTCCAGCACCATCAGGGAAACCGACCGGTCGAAGTAGCGGTTATCCACCAGCTCATTCATGTTGCGTCCCAACAGCTCGTGGCCATGTAAACCCGTCAAACATTCGTAGGCACTGTTCACGCCCAGGGTATAAGCCTGCCCGTTGGTGTAGTAAAAGCCGGTCTCAGTATCGGTAACACGCAACGACCTGCCCTGATAATTCCCCGTCCTTTTGCCTGGCTCCGAAGCATTCGTTTTTAGAAGATTTGTCTTATGCAAAGCGAGTAGATGATCGCTTCCTTCTTTCCAACATTCCGGCAGGTAACGAGAAAGGCCTTCTTTGAAAAGCATTTGCTTTCTCCTCCCTTCCCGACAAGTTATGTTAAAATATTTAGACACTTCATGATTTCGACATTGCAATATGATCTCCTCCAGCTCAACCAGCGAAAAACAAAAGGCAGGTTTTGCCTGCCTGCGGTCCGTAAATTTTATCCGTAGATTTATATGATGTATCATCATTTTACCTTCATATCTTCGTAAAAGAAGGGAAGAGAGGGTGCCGACCAGAATATGAGGATCAGGAAAAACCGGTGCGATAAAGAAAAACCAGAATGGAACAGGTTTTCTTTAGAAGCTTTTGGGGAGGGTTGCAAGCGAGGCAAATTATGAATACCGGCTACTTGTTTACGCTGATCAACCTGGCCGTTTTTCTGGATACCGTGTTGTACGGTATCATCGTCCCCGTGATACCCTATTACGCCACCAGCGCAGGTGCTTCCACCACCGAACTGGGGCTAATTTTTGCCGCCCTTTCCGCCGGCCTCCTGCTGGCCAGCGTACCCGCGGGGCTGGCCTGTGACCGGTACGGCTACAGGCCGGTCATGGTTCTGGGTATGGCCGGCCTGACCTTATCCACGCTAGTCTTCCTGATTTCCCGCTCGGTCTGGCTTCTGGTTATCAGCCGTTTACTCCAGGGAATAGCCGCGGCGGCCACCTGGTCGGCCGGCCTGGCCCTGGTGGCGTCCCTGTACCCGCCCCGTTTAAGGGGACAAAAAATGGGGATAGTCATGACCAGCACCGGCCTGGGCACCATTATCGGCCCCGTGCTGGGCGGCACCCTTTACCAGTTTACCGGTTACGCCTTCCCCTTTCTGGTAACGGCAGGCGCAGGGGCCTTGCTGACCCTTTTGATCTGGTCAAGTCCCCT carries:
- the pdaA gene encoding delta-lactam-biosynthetic de-N-acetylase — translated: MSRYARAIVALLMALIAGGFYAGKMYLAADNPKSTATGVYSSQPAGEKTTANTLPSQAVKPAKNETKAQTPENINEKKSATGDKKTGETTTSLSNARRGWGIKRNDNHQQPEMPGAIRDTLARYDAHWIGSPDEKVLYLTFDEGYENGYTPKILDILKANNVKAAFFVTGHYVKTHPELVKRMVAEGHIVGNHTMNHPSLPDISDEEIKKELQSVEELFTKLTGKKMKYLRPPKGEYSERTLAVTRQLGYYNIFWSLALVDWVPMPGGPQEAYQSVMDNLHNGAVILLHAVSRDNTEALDRILKDARAQGYTFKTLDDLVVKKS
- a CDS encoding serine hydrolase → MKKRLLLRIMIFLIALPFLVAGTGGALNGPDPDVSLAQATGDKDWSFRQVPDYQPLQEQLKEYLAQQPGVYGIYFKDLHSGTSFDINGDEPITAASTVKVPVVLYLNHLVAQGKLNWDDRVVYDSKQDYQGGAGILQFSARDGDSYSLRVLANLSITISDNIAYRMLVRHLGKDNVARFMRDLGGQTVFPGGENITTARDMGRYMEAVLEFSREHPALGERLLDDMANPIYHVGLPGKLPPEVRVAHKEGDVWGVANDAGIVFAEHPYILVVLSRGETDVDKGFARIAEISRMVYDYQMNLKR
- a CDS encoding NAD(P)-dependent oxidoreductase; this encodes MHLYLVDDGTLTAGALRRELPAVLTGWQVAVTVLNMGLGHEDIDPTPVDGRVVKEFYGSPAELAGKLAGADILVVHKAPVTEEVIKGAPGLRLIACARAHPVNVDVRAALSRGIPVVHAPGRAADSTADLTMALLLFLARNMGETCRLVSRLGAGAWQYDCRSRLEGVELAGKILGIIGFGQVGRRVAVRAQAFGMNILVYSPHVNPAEILAAGGRPVTLEELLSASDFVSLHTRPAPEKTGLIGAPQLALMKNSACLINTARGELVDEEALYRALKEKRIRAAALDVLISEPPPPDHPFFTLPNVVLTPHLGGKTEAAPVRAAKIITEEIINFLSGKSLRHVINRV
- a CDS encoding N-acyl homoserine lactonase family protein; this translates as MKVYILDNGYLSCDENQMVAMATVGTASNQTPSHHWIKIPVYCVLIDHPGGKILFDTGCPPEAMNGYWPKGLCEAFPYTFNEEQRIENQLKRIGLTPQDIGTVVLSHMHLDHAGNLRLFQNAQVYVHRKDFELGLLMTHQNPDPNSHGAYIKADLEVPAQFNLVDEDFELVPGVEVVTLPGHTPGVLGLVIHLQKSGTLIFPMDAVYERRNYGPPARLSGIVYDSISFIRSIEKVRKLARKYNGRVMFSHDMEFFVNEMKKAPEYYE
- a CDS encoding aldehyde ferredoxin oxidoreductase family protein, translated to MRGFYGRLLRIDLSTRQWQAEEIPDEVLAVYLGGKGLGTYLMLQNIPPGADPLGPENCLIFTSGPVTGTIMPGSNRFGVFARSPLTGFYGESYSGGHVGAVMKRTGYDAIIIQGQAKNPTLLEVTDQGVSFRDGTKLWGLDCYAAEDMALAEVGDKDAEAMVIGPAGENLVRYACIENNYWRSAGRTGMGAVMGSKKLKAIVFHGRAGCELADPAGLKQYVAELTQKAKDNPRVLRYRKYGTPQLVSLMNSVGAFPARYWSRGTLPGWESLTGDYLVENFEVQPRACRPCLMACGNLTRVTRGRHEGLMVEGPEYETIYSFGGLCCIHDLADIIYLNDICDRLGLDTISAGNMAAFAITAAEKGALDVDVKYGDAEGVAKLLYQIARREGVGDLLAEGIRTAAEKLGLGNLAIHVKGMEPAGYDPRVLHGMGLSYATSPRGACHLRATFYKPELAGLIDPKTTEGKAELFIEYEDRLAIYDALILCRFYGDLVLWEDLVRVVNATTGLGVDEGQLRRIAGRIVSATRQFNLLQGLTRDDDNLPPRFFKEPLENGDVLPEENFRRMLADYYRLRGWDEEGRPIVGTI
- a CDS encoding iron-containing alcohol dehydrogenase; the protein is MKVSYFWTANTIITGRGSLGRIAGEAKNLGATKILVVTDPLLLKTGLVDKVKEALAPTGLEIGLFSEVEPEPRLQVVTKCQQAIKEGGYDLLVAVGGGSSMDVAKASSILMTNPGSINDYIGVNLVPKPGLPVIAVPTTAGTGSEVTPIAILSDVEEQLKKGVVSPYLLPRVAIVDPELTVTMPPHITAATGMDALTHAVEAYISVNATTITDALALEAIRLISRHLRTAVAHGENMEARENMAMASLLAGIAFANAGVGAVHALAYPLGAQFHVPHGVANAVLLPYVMESNLLGALPRFKIMALAMGERVEELSDRKAADKFIEAIKQLSTDVRIPLHLRDIGVTAEAIPGMAEGAIKVTRLLANNPRKLTVDDIREIYERAF
- a CDS encoding sigma-54 interaction domain-containing protein — protein: MLFKEGLSRYLPECWKEGSDHLLALHKTNLLKTNASEPGKRTGNYQGRSLRVTDTETGFYYTNGQAYTLGVNSAYECLTGLHGHELLGRNMNELVDNRYFDRSVSLMVLEQGRTVTIPQHVLKTGQKVMVTGNPVFDEEGKILLVVTTVKPLRNSKGKKVTGPTPANHLVELEGIGTVVAESEAMKQVVNRAIRAAYSDATVLIQGDSGVGKEVVARIIHEYSPRKHKPFVVVNAAAIPGELFEAELFGYRPGSFTGARREGYPGLVKAAEGGTLFLDEISEVPLSAQVKLLRLVQNKELYPLGSGQPERIDVRIVAASNQDLVRMVREGRFRQDLYYRLNVIPIYIPPLASRREDIIPLASHFFNLYLDRYNIKKILTPEACQELQSYRWPGNVRELQNLMERLVVLSTGVKITARMVARELEAQVEQSATCFSPKTPENLDKALEKFEKDLIQHALQVYSTQEEASRALGIHRSTLARKIKKYFS